In the Myxococcus fulvus genome, one interval contains:
- a CDS encoding SDR family NAD(P)-dependent oxidoreductase — translation MKTVKDKVAAITGAGSGIGRATAVLLAKRGCHLALSDVNEQGLAETEAKCREHGVRVRVDRVDVAKREQVHAWADEVAREFGAVHIVINNAGVALGATIEDTRYEDFEWLMNINFWGVVYGTKAFLPHLKAVDAGHIVNVSSVFGLIGVPTQAAYNAAKFAVKGFTEALRQELEVEGGSIGVTCVHPGGIKTNIARNARVTVRRGWTDERSSSDFEKAFATTPERAAEDIVTAIHKNRRRQLIGGDAVLIDFMQRLLPTLYQRVLVAGMKRRRRKMLSAAT, via the coding sequence ATGAAGACGGTGAAGGACAAGGTCGCGGCAATCACGGGCGCGGGCTCGGGCATCGGCCGGGCCACGGCGGTGCTGCTGGCGAAGCGGGGCTGCCACCTGGCGCTGTCGGACGTGAATGAGCAGGGCCTGGCGGAGACGGAGGCGAAGTGCCGGGAGCACGGGGTGCGCGTGCGGGTGGACCGGGTGGACGTGGCGAAGCGCGAGCAGGTGCACGCGTGGGCGGACGAGGTGGCTCGGGAGTTCGGCGCGGTGCACATCGTCATCAACAACGCGGGCGTGGCGTTGGGGGCGACCATCGAGGACACGCGGTACGAGGACTTCGAGTGGTTGATGAACATCAACTTCTGGGGCGTGGTGTACGGCACCAAGGCGTTCCTGCCGCACCTGAAGGCGGTGGACGCGGGGCACATCGTCAACGTGTCGAGTGTCTTCGGGCTCATCGGGGTGCCGACGCAGGCGGCGTACAACGCGGCGAAGTTCGCGGTGAAGGGGTTCACGGAGGCGCTGCGGCAGGAGTTGGAGGTGGAGGGCGGGAGCATCGGCGTCACGTGTGTGCACCCAGGGGGCATCAAGACGAACATCGCGCGCAACGCGCGGGTGACGGTGCGGCGTGGGTGGACGGACGAGCGCTCGTCGAGTGACTTCGAGAAGGCGTTCGCCACGACGCCGGAGCGGGCGGCGGAGGACATCGTCACGGCCATCCACAAGAACCGGCGTCGTCAGCTCATCGGTGGGGACGCGGTGCTCATCGACTTCATGCAGCGGCTGTTGCCCACGCTGTACCAGCGGGTCCTGGTGGCGGGGATGAAGCGGCGGCGCCGGAAGATGCTGAGCGCGGCGACATGA
- a CDS encoding alpha/beta hydrolase yields MADDTKLTLLERLEFKVASALFRLPPPMLVRLSGKPPVVIDGLRLHPEVQLLLSLRERKGVPRKSALSLAESRHRLRREALMHAGALEPVASVTTRVLETKQGPLRARHYVPPGDSRRRPLLVFFHGGGFVMGDLDTHDSPCRRLCHHAGVHVLSIDYRLAPEHPFPAAVEDAIAAFEWALEHAESLGADPERVAVGGDSAGGNLAAVVAQHTVREGTRKPALQFLLYPTMDRTRDWGSLSHFAEGFFLTRVDVEWYQEQYMTGSATPLSDPRVSPRQEKALAGAPPALIVTAGFDPLRDEAEAYATALREAGTPTTLRRFDSLVHAFANMSGLSRACREATVEVARLLRRMLDEVEPSRARNGANT; encoded by the coding sequence ATGGCTGATGACACGAAGCTCACCCTCCTGGAGCGATTGGAGTTCAAGGTCGCAAGCGCGCTGTTCCGCCTGCCGCCGCCGATGCTGGTGCGCTTGTCCGGCAAGCCGCCGGTGGTGATTGACGGGCTGCGCCTGCATCCCGAGGTGCAGCTGCTGCTCTCGTTGCGGGAGCGCAAGGGCGTGCCCCGGAAGTCCGCGCTGTCCCTCGCCGAGTCGCGGCATCGGCTGCGGCGCGAGGCGCTCATGCACGCGGGCGCGCTGGAGCCGGTGGCGTCGGTGACGACGCGGGTGCTCGAGACGAAGCAGGGGCCGCTGCGGGCGCGGCACTACGTCCCGCCCGGGGACTCACGGCGGCGGCCGCTGCTGGTGTTCTTCCATGGCGGTGGGTTCGTGATGGGGGACTTGGACACGCATGACTCGCCGTGCCGGCGACTGTGTCACCACGCGGGCGTGCACGTGCTCTCCATCGACTACCGGCTGGCGCCCGAGCATCCGTTCCCCGCGGCGGTGGAGGACGCGATCGCGGCGTTCGAGTGGGCGCTGGAGCACGCGGAATCGTTGGGCGCGGACCCGGAGCGGGTGGCGGTGGGAGGCGACAGCGCGGGAGGCAACCTGGCGGCCGTCGTCGCGCAGCACACGGTGCGCGAGGGCACGCGCAAGCCGGCGCTCCAGTTCCTGTTGTACCCGACGATGGACCGCACCCGGGACTGGGGTTCGCTGTCGCACTTCGCGGAGGGGTTCTTCCTCACGCGCGTGGATGTCGAGTGGTACCAGGAGCAGTACATGACGGGCAGCGCGACGCCGCTGTCGGACCCCCGGGTGTCGCCCCGGCAGGAGAAGGCGCTGGCCGGGGCGCCTCCGGCGCTCATCGTCACGGCGGGGTTCGACCCGTTGCGGGACGAGGCGGAGGCGTACGCGACGGCGCTGCGGGAGGCGGGGACGCCGACGACGCTGCGCCGCTTCGACTCGCTGGTGCATGCATTCGCGAACATGTCGGGACTGAGTCGGGCCTGTCGGGAGGCGACGGTGGAGGTCGCGCGGTTGCTGCGCCGGATGCTCGACGAGGTGGAGCCGAGCCGGGCGCGAAACGGAGCCAACACATGA
- a CDS encoding flavin-containing monooxygenase, with translation MSLARVRHFHVAIAGSGFGGLGMAIRLKQEGMEDFVILERAGDVGGVWRDNQYPGCACDVPSHLYSFSFAPNPRWSRAYSSQPEIHAYLRDCAERFGVLPRVRFHHSVEEASWDEAAQHWRLQTSQGLFTADVFIFAAGAFSEPVVPSLPGLERFQGKVMHSARWDSSYALEGRRVAVVGTGASAIQFVPVIQPKVSRLVLFQRTPPWILPREDHPIAAWRQWLYARVPGARWLTRLGIYAVKELSALAFMYPWIIRIAQRKAKRHLRDSVKDPVLRAKLTPGYTMGCKRVLISDDYFPALTQGNVEVVTEGIEEVREHSVVTTTGAEHKVDAFIFGTGFQITEPAFARHIRGRDGRSLTETWAGSMKAHLGTSVSGFPNFFMLLGPNTGLGHTSVILMMEAQFAHVLSALRYLDGRGLAAVEPTADAQEAFIQDVDTRMARTVWLTGGCVSWYLDATGRNSTLWPGFTFSFNQRVSAFEPSEYVAIARHGRSSATAGTRHRKLAHG, from the coding sequence ATGTCCCTGGCTCGGGTCCGGCACTTCCACGTGGCCATCGCCGGCAGCGGCTTCGGTGGCCTGGGCATGGCCATCCGTCTGAAGCAGGAGGGGATGGAGGACTTCGTCATCCTGGAGCGGGCGGGGGACGTGGGCGGCGTCTGGCGCGACAACCAGTACCCGGGCTGCGCGTGTGACGTGCCCTCGCACCTGTACTCGTTCTCCTTCGCGCCCAACCCGCGTTGGTCGCGGGCCTACTCATCCCAGCCGGAGATTCACGCGTACCTGCGCGACTGCGCGGAGCGCTTCGGGGTGCTGCCGCGCGTGCGCTTCCATCACTCGGTGGAGGAGGCCTCCTGGGACGAGGCCGCACAGCACTGGCGCCTCCAGACGTCGCAGGGGCTGTTCACCGCGGACGTGTTCATCTTCGCGGCGGGCGCGTTCAGCGAGCCCGTGGTGCCCTCGCTGCCGGGGTTGGAGCGCTTCCAGGGCAAGGTGATGCACTCGGCCCGGTGGGACTCGAGCTACGCACTGGAGGGGCGCCGGGTGGCGGTGGTGGGCACGGGCGCGTCCGCCATCCAGTTCGTGCCGGTCATCCAGCCGAAAGTGTCTCGGCTGGTCCTGTTCCAGCGCACGCCGCCGTGGATTCTGCCGCGCGAGGACCACCCCATCGCCGCGTGGCGACAGTGGCTGTATGCCCGAGTCCCGGGGGCGAGGTGGCTGACGCGCCTGGGCATCTACGCGGTGAAGGAGCTGTCCGCGCTGGCCTTCATGTACCCGTGGATCATCCGCATCGCCCAGCGAAAGGCGAAGCGGCACCTGCGCGACTCGGTGAAGGACCCGGTGCTGCGCGCGAAGCTCACGCCCGGCTACACGATGGGCTGCAAGCGCGTGCTCATCTCGGACGACTACTTCCCGGCGCTGACGCAGGGCAATGTCGAGGTCGTCACGGAGGGCATCGAGGAGGTGCGCGAGCACTCCGTCGTCACCACGACGGGCGCGGAGCACAAGGTGGACGCGTTCATCTTCGGCACGGGCTTTCAAATCACGGAGCCCGCCTTCGCGCGGCACATCCGGGGGCGGGATGGACGCTCGCTGACCGAGACGTGGGCGGGGAGCATGAAGGCGCACCTGGGCACGTCGGTGAGCGGCTTCCCCAACTTCTTCATGCTGCTGGGGCCCAACACGGGGCTGGGGCACACGTCCGTCATCCTGATGATGGAGGCCCAGTTCGCGCATGTGCTCAGCGCGCTGCGCTACCTGGACGGGCGGGGGCTGGCGGCGGTGGAGCCCACGGCCGATGCGCAGGAGGCGTTCATCCAGGACGTCGACACGCGGATGGCGCGGACGGTCTGGCTCACGGGCGGGTGCGTGAGCTGGTACCTGGACGCCACCGGGCGCAACTCCACGCTGTGGCCCGGCTTCACGTTCTCCTTCAACCAACGAGTCTCCGCCTTCGAGCCGTCGGAGTACGTGGCCATCGCCCGGCACGGGCGTTCGAGCGCGACGGCGGGGACTCGTCACCGGAAGCTGGCACATGGCTGA
- a CDS encoding manganese efflux pump MntP family protein translates to MTLLLLALGVAMDATAVSGGMAIRGARPPDILKLAVTFGLFQFGMSLAGALGGKVILTHFAAVDHWIAFGLLALVGGHMIYEAFSHDEEERAASTGIKLPMLMTLGVATSIDALAVGVTLPALELGVVLSTGLIGVLTFVLSVLGAWAGKRLGERFGTSIELLGGVVLIGIGLKTLVEHLNH, encoded by the coding sequence ATGACCCTGCTCCTGCTCGCGCTCGGGGTGGCGATGGACGCCACCGCCGTCTCCGGAGGCATGGCCATCCGCGGGGCGCGTCCGCCGGACATCCTGAAGCTGGCGGTGACGTTCGGCCTGTTCCAGTTCGGCATGTCCCTGGCCGGCGCGCTCGGGGGCAAGGTCATCCTCACGCACTTCGCGGCGGTGGACCACTGGATTGCCTTCGGGCTGCTCGCCCTGGTGGGCGGGCACATGATCTACGAGGCGTTCTCCCACGACGAGGAGGAGCGCGCCGCGTCGACGGGCATCAAGCTGCCCATGCTGATGACGCTGGGCGTGGCCACCAGCATCGACGCGCTCGCCGTCGGCGTGACGCTGCCCGCGCTGGAGCTGGGGGTCGTCCTCTCCACCGGCCTCATCGGCGTGCTCACCTTCGTGCTGTCCGTCCTGGGCGCGTGGGCGGGCAAGCGGCTGGGTGAGCGCTTCGGCACCAGCATCGAGCTGCTCGGAGGCGTGGTGCTCATCGGCATCGGCCTCAAGACGCTCGTCGAGCACCTGAACCACTGA
- the rapZ gene encoding RNase adapter RapZ, translating to MTAPAKQLVVITGMSGSGKSTAIRALEDAGFFCIDNLPVVLLPKLTELAGGGHIERMALVVDVREGVFLKEAPRMLDEVRRAGHHVEVLFLDSSDDSLIRRFSETRRRHPLAPNGTVADGIKAEREALRDLREIADQVIDSSVLNVHDLKRMVQARFSPEPAAGPSLSVMSFGYRYGVPPQADLVLDVRFLPNPYFVPEMKGLTGKVPKVAAYVLDRDEAQQFLEKVVDLCRFLFPRYQKEGKAYLTVALGCTGGKHRSVAIAAELTRRLTDENTRVQLWDRDIEKE from the coding sequence GTGACCGCGCCCGCGAAACAGTTGGTCGTCATCACCGGCATGTCCGGCTCCGGCAAGTCCACCGCCATCCGGGCGTTGGAGGACGCGGGGTTCTTCTGCATCGACAACCTGCCGGTGGTGCTGTTGCCCAAGCTCACGGAGCTGGCGGGCGGTGGCCACATCGAGCGCATGGCGCTGGTGGTGGACGTGCGCGAGGGCGTCTTCCTCAAGGAGGCCCCGCGCATGCTCGACGAGGTGCGTCGCGCCGGCCACCACGTGGAGGTGCTCTTCCTCGACTCGAGCGACGACAGCCTCATCCGCCGCTTCAGCGAGACGCGCCGCCGCCATCCGCTCGCCCCCAACGGCACCGTCGCCGACGGCATCAAGGCCGAGCGCGAGGCGCTGCGTGACTTGCGCGAAATCGCCGACCAGGTCATCGACTCGTCGGTGCTCAACGTCCACGACCTGAAGCGCATGGTGCAGGCGCGCTTCAGCCCGGAGCCCGCCGCGGGCCCGAGCCTGTCGGTGATGTCGTTCGGCTACCGCTACGGCGTGCCGCCGCAGGCGGACCTGGTGCTGGACGTGCGCTTCCTGCCCAACCCGTACTTCGTCCCGGAGATGAAGGGGCTGACGGGCAAGGTGCCGAAGGTGGCCGCGTACGTGCTGGACCGCGACGAGGCGCAGCAGTTCCTCGAGAAGGTGGTGGACCTCTGCCGCTTCCTGTTCCCCCGCTACCAGAAGGAGGGGAAGGCGTACCTCACGGTGGCGCTGGGGTGCACGGGTGGCAAGCACCGCTCGGTGGCCATCGCGGCGGAGCTCACCCGCCGGCTGACCGATGAGAACACCCGCGTCCAGCTGTGGGACCGGGACATCGAGAAGGAATAG
- the hprK gene encoding HPr(Ser) kinase/phosphatase produces MKSIRISQLIEDHDYDLRLTLVAGAAGLTRTVDSPRIQKPGLALAGFTEHLHPRRVQVFGNTEISYLATLPESRQREALSKLFEEEDLACVVVTKELEIPPVLVTACEAGGLALMKTPLLSSDFITRVQSFLEEALTESSSLHGVLMDVFGVGILLLGKSGIGKSEIALDLVMRAHRLVADDIVDVTRRKGAVYGAGNPVIKHHMEIRGLGIINIKDLFGVAAVREQKKIELVIELQEWDPHQEYDRLGVEDKHLQIVGVDIPLSVVPVRPGRNMATIIEVAARNQLLKHQGHHSAREFAERLNRAIAEGAMRRTLGEEVE; encoded by the coding sequence ATGAAATCCATCCGCATCTCCCAGCTCATCGAGGACCACGACTACGACCTGCGGCTGACGCTCGTCGCGGGCGCGGCGGGCCTGACGAGGACGGTGGACTCTCCGCGCATCCAGAAGCCGGGGCTGGCGCTGGCGGGGTTCACCGAGCACCTCCACCCCCGCCGCGTCCAGGTGTTCGGCAACACCGAGATTTCGTACCTGGCCACCCTCCCGGAGTCGCGGCAGCGCGAGGCCCTCTCCAAGCTCTTCGAGGAGGAGGACCTGGCCTGCGTCGTCGTCACCAAGGAGCTGGAGATTCCCCCCGTGCTGGTCACCGCCTGCGAGGCGGGGGGCCTGGCCCTGATGAAGACGCCGCTGCTCTCCAGCGACTTCATCACCCGCGTCCAGTCCTTCCTGGAGGAGGCCCTCACCGAGTCCAGCAGCCTGCACGGCGTGCTGATGGACGTCTTCGGCGTGGGCATCCTGCTCCTGGGCAAGAGCGGCATCGGCAAGAGCGAGATTGCCCTGGACCTGGTGATGCGCGCCCACCGCCTGGTGGCCGACGACATCGTCGACGTCACCCGCCGCAAGGGCGCCGTCTATGGGGCGGGTAATCCGGTCATCAAGCACCACATGGAAATCCGGGGCTTGGGCATCATCAACATCAAGGACCTGTTCGGCGTGGCGGCGGTCCGCGAGCAGAAGAAGATCGAGCTCGTCATCGAGCTACAGGAATGGGACCCCCATCAGGAGTACGACCGGCTGGGCGTGGAGGACAAGCACCTGCAGATTGTGGGTGTGGACATCCCGCTGTCGGTGGTACCCGTGCGTCCTGGCCGTAACATGGCGACCATCATCGAGGTGGCCGCCCGCAACCAGTTGTTGAAGCATCAGGGCCACCACTCGGCGCGGGAGTTCGCCGAGCGGCTCAACCGAGCCATCGCCGAAGGGGCGATGCGCCGCACCCTGGGAGAAGAGGTCGAGTGA
- a CDS encoding histidine triad nucleotide-binding protein, whose product MSDCLFCKIRDGLIPAKVVYKDDVCLAFKDINPQAPTHVLFIPHKHIPTVNDIAAEDEATVGHLFTAAAKLAKELGHDANGYRVVMNTNGDAGQTVFHIHLHLLAGRSLTWPPG is encoded by the coding sequence ATGTCCGACTGCCTCTTCTGCAAGATTCGAGACGGCCTCATCCCGGCCAAAGTGGTCTACAAGGACGACGTCTGCCTGGCGTTCAAGGACATCAACCCGCAGGCGCCCACGCACGTCCTGTTCATCCCCCACAAGCACATCCCCACGGTGAACGACATCGCGGCGGAGGACGAGGCCACGGTGGGCCACCTCTTCACCGCGGCGGCGAAGCTGGCCAAGGAGCTGGGCCACGACGCCAACGGCTACCGGGTGGTGATGAACACGAACGGCGATGCGGGGCAGACGGTGTTCCACATCCACCTGCACCTCTTGGCTGGCCGCTCGCTCACCTGGCCTCCGGGGTGA
- a CDS encoding YoaK family protein has product MPFSTESTPANRRAYTVLALLLAAVAGTVNATGFVALGVHTSHMSGNMASLGESLAQGDGALAFRAAEVLLAFVVGAVCAAALLDASRRRERGRHVAALAVEVVTLAGIGVALDSAPGTRAPVLWWGLAFAMGLQNALVTRVSGAVVRTTHVTGILTDIGIQLVQMFAWVRDGSRGQGVTGVLRRLRALPSAIEFERTRLHLGLGLSFLLGCTGGPLLYLRHGPAALGLPCVVLLLLIGLDLSPAAARGAPRGSTSRA; this is encoded by the coding sequence ATGCCCTTCTCCACGGAATCGACTCCCGCGAATCGTCGCGCCTACACGGTGCTGGCCCTGCTGCTCGCGGCGGTGGCGGGCACGGTGAACGCGACGGGCTTCGTGGCGCTCGGCGTGCACACGTCCCACATGTCCGGGAACATGGCGTCCCTGGGCGAGTCGCTCGCGCAGGGGGACGGCGCGCTGGCGTTCCGGGCCGCGGAGGTGCTGCTGGCCTTCGTGGTCGGCGCGGTGTGCGCGGCGGCGCTGCTGGATGCGTCCCGCCGGCGCGAGCGGGGTCGGCACGTGGCCGCGCTCGCGGTGGAGGTGGTGACGCTGGCGGGCATCGGCGTGGCGCTCGACTCGGCGCCGGGGACGCGGGCCCCGGTGCTGTGGTGGGGGCTGGCGTTCGCGATGGGGCTGCAGAACGCGCTCGTCACGCGCGTGTCCGGCGCGGTGGTGCGCACGACGCATGTCACCGGCATCCTCACGGACATCGGCATCCAGCTGGTGCAGATGTTCGCGTGGGTGCGGGACGGCTCGCGCGGCCAGGGGGTGACGGGGGTGCTGCGGCGCCTGCGCGCCCTGCCCTCCGCCATCGAGTTCGAGCGCACGCGGCTGCACCTGGGACTGGGGCTGTCCTTCCTCCTGGGGTGCACCGGCGGGCCGTTGCTCTACCTGCGCCACGGCCCCGCGGCGCTGGGGCTGCCGTGCGTGGTCCTGCTCCTGCTCATCGGGCTGGACTTGAGCCCGGCCGCGGCGCGCGGGGCTCCGCGCGGCTCCACGTCACGGGCGTGA
- a CDS encoding fused MFS/spermidine synthase has translation MLRYSVAIFTSAFLLFGVQPLAGRYALPWYGGTPGVWTACMLFFQAALLGGYAYSHALASRLTPRMQARVHLGVLAVAVAVLGVRALWVGSPVAPGPEWRPVGTDLAVPRLLAMLAVTIGLPFFVLSTTGPLLQSWFARARPGRSPYVLYALSNVGSLLALLGYPFLVEPWVGRGAQAWGWGVGFVLFAVACAVCAVDVLRHERSATAPVAGQLGGAVEHVAAGAESRLAVGAGGTVSGVDANATMALAPDNASLHATEAQVAAFEAMKQEARGGAPDAPATTDHPSKPGVRQTLEWLGLSTCASVLLLATTNQLSQDVAAGPFLWVLPLAVYLLTFILAFSRESFYSRTLYSVLLIASGAAAAHAHAAGPHFPLPLLLLAYAASLFAGCMVCHGELFRLRPAPRHLSAFYLWVSAGGVLGALFVSGVATNFFRAYWEYPLSLGGCCLVALVGLAKAPPDEKRGRRVSRMLRGAMLMMVTTNLFLSMSQDLERARFSERNFFGVVRVMEQNAEDPALHLFGLRHGAVTHGWQLASPENRTRPTTYYTREAGLGLAIAEQRRLREAVGLPPGLHVGVLGLGVGTSAALLEKGDRGRYYEINPAVIELAQGKGGFFSFLADSPATATMVEGDARISLEQELERGEPQNFDVLSLDVFSSDAVPVHLLTEEAVALYKKHLAPHGVLAMHISNVHLDLVPVALAHARKLGMHATYVFHETKDDALRSNWMLLSPDREFSWGPTFTRATARVRRLGLRGEPDFTWTDDRSSVLRVLRQGGPDSRVLDVEASSGPLPTQPLAQPASP, from the coding sequence ATGCTTCGATACTCCGTCGCCATCTTCACGAGCGCCTTCCTGCTGTTCGGGGTGCAGCCCCTGGCGGGGCGCTATGCGCTGCCCTGGTACGGCGGGACGCCCGGCGTGTGGACGGCGTGCATGCTCTTCTTCCAGGCGGCGCTCCTGGGCGGCTATGCGTACTCGCACGCGCTGGCCTCCCGGCTGACGCCGCGCATGCAGGCGAGGGTGCACCTGGGCGTGCTGGCGGTGGCGGTGGCGGTGTTGGGCGTGAGGGCGCTGTGGGTGGGCTCGCCGGTGGCGCCGGGGCCCGAGTGGCGTCCGGTGGGCACGGACCTCGCGGTGCCGCGACTGTTGGCGATGCTGGCCGTCACCATCGGCCTGCCGTTCTTCGTGCTGAGCACCACGGGGCCGCTGCTCCAGTCCTGGTTCGCGAGGGCTCGGCCGGGGCGCTCGCCCTATGTGCTGTATGCGCTGTCGAACGTGGGCTCGCTGCTCGCGCTGTTGGGCTATCCGTTCCTGGTGGAGCCGTGGGTGGGGCGCGGCGCGCAGGCGTGGGGCTGGGGCGTGGGCTTCGTCCTCTTCGCGGTGGCCTGCGCGGTGTGCGCGGTGGATGTGCTGCGCCATGAGCGCTCGGCGACGGCTCCGGTGGCGGGACAGCTCGGCGGTGCGGTGGAGCACGTGGCGGCGGGCGCGGAGTCGCGGCTCGCGGTGGGGGCTGGTGGAACGGTATCGGGTGTCGATGCGAATGCCACGATGGCGCTGGCGCCCGACAACGCATCCCTCCACGCCACGGAGGCACAGGTCGCCGCCTTCGAGGCGATGAAGCAAGAGGCGCGGGGTGGCGCGCCGGACGCCCCCGCGACGACGGATCACCCGTCGAAGCCCGGCGTGAGGCAAACGCTGGAGTGGCTGGGGCTGTCCACCTGCGCGTCCGTGCTGCTGCTCGCCACGACGAACCAGCTCTCGCAGGACGTGGCCGCGGGCCCGTTCCTCTGGGTGCTGCCGCTCGCCGTCTACCTGCTCACCTTCATCCTCGCCTTCTCGCGCGAGTCCTTCTACTCGCGCACGCTGTACTCGGTGCTGCTCATCGCCTCGGGCGCGGCGGCGGCACACGCGCACGCGGCGGGGCCGCACTTCCCGCTGCCGCTCTTGCTCCTGGCCTATGCCGCGTCGCTCTTCGCCGGCTGCATGGTGTGCCACGGCGAGCTGTTCCGGCTGCGCCCCGCGCCGCGTCACCTGAGCGCCTTCTACCTGTGGGTCTCCGCGGGCGGTGTGCTGGGCGCGCTGTTCGTCAGCGGCGTGGCCACGAACTTCTTCCGTGCCTATTGGGAGTATCCGCTCTCGCTGGGCGGCTGCTGCCTCGTGGCGCTGGTGGGCCTGGCGAAGGCGCCCCCGGACGAGAAGCGCGGCCGGCGCGTGAGCCGGATGCTGCGCGGCGCGATGCTGATGATGGTGACGACGAACCTGTTCCTCTCGATGAGCCAGGACCTGGAGCGGGCCCGGTTCAGCGAGCGCAACTTCTTCGGCGTGGTGCGCGTGATGGAGCAGAACGCGGAGGACCCCGCGCTCCACCTCTTCGGCCTGCGCCACGGCGCCGTCACCCACGGCTGGCAGCTCGCCTCGCCGGAGAACCGCACGCGGCCCACGACCTACTACACGCGCGAGGCCGGACTGGGCCTGGCCATCGCCGAGCAGCGTCGACTGCGCGAGGCGGTGGGCCTGCCCCCTGGCCTGCACGTGGGCGTGCTCGGCCTGGGCGTGGGCACCAGCGCGGCGCTGCTCGAGAAGGGCGACCGGGGCCGCTACTACGAAATCAACCCCGCGGTCATCGAGCTGGCCCAGGGCAAGGGCGGCTTCTTCAGCTTCCTCGCGGACTCACCGGCCACCGCGACGATGGTGGAGGGCGACGCGAGAATCTCCCTGGAGCAGGAGCTGGAGCGCGGCGAGCCGCAGAACTTCGACGTGCTGTCCCTGGACGTCTTCTCCTCGGACGCGGTGCCCGTGCACCTGCTCACCGAGGAGGCGGTGGCCCTCTACAAGAAGCACCTGGCGCCCCACGGCGTGCTGGCGATGCACATCAGCAACGTGCACCTGGACCTGGTGCCGGTGGCGCTGGCGCACGCGCGCAAGCTGGGCATGCACGCGACGTACGTCTTCCACGAGACGAAGGACGACGCCCTGCGCAGCAACTGGATGCTGCTGAGCCCGGACCGCGAGTTCTCCTGGGGCCCCACCTTCACCCGCGCCACCGCGCGCGTGCGGCGCCTGGGCCTTCGCGGCGAGCCGGACTTCACCTGGACCGATGACCGCAGCAGCGTGCTGCGCGTGCTGCGCCAGGGAGGCCCCGACTCGCGCGTCCTGGACGTGGAGGCCTCCTCGGGGCCGCTGCCCACCCAGCCCCTGGCCCAGCCCGCGTCCCCGTGA